A window of the Halobacterium hubeiense genome harbors these coding sequences:
- a CDS encoding DUF7528 family protein, with protein sequence MRDAVGDALTSREEFFRTAAVHREDGSYVVERRGADSTGNSAVFDSFEEVRRLFERLPETFGAQNLAAAGFTGSRRHMLVRHFAEHPAFPCTLASRNPLRGEKTD encoded by the coding sequence CTGCGGGACGCCGTCGGCGACGCGCTGACGAGCCGCGAGGAGTTCTTCCGCACCGCCGCCGTGCACCGCGAGGACGGCAGCTACGTCGTCGAACGCCGCGGCGCCGACTCCACGGGCAACTCCGCCGTCTTCGACAGCTTCGAGGAGGTCCGCCGGCTGTTCGAGCGGCTCCCCGAGACGTTCGGCGCGCAGAACCTCGCGGCGGCCGGCTTCACGGGGTCCCGGCGGCACATGCTCGTGCGGCACTTCGCCGAGCACCCGGCGTTCCCGTGCACGCTGGCCTCGCGGAACCCCCTGCGGGGTGAGAAGACGGACTAG